In the genome of Quercus robur chromosome 3, dhQueRobu3.1, whole genome shotgun sequence, one region contains:
- the LOC126716792 gene encoding protein ACCELERATED CELL DEATH 6-like, with amino-acid sequence MMKIKIKKGKSTIGARLSLKGALLKVGIQNLQGNEDGNGNGNGNGKGTSVSDFGREVSETNLLVATLITTVTFTAAFTVPGGYNQSGAKDEGLAVLSKSSAFGVFLIANTLAFGFSTTSVLIHFLLASDTSTEDVYHSEVIQRAPFFTNWSIGALLVAFISGTYTVVPHSFGISVAVILFCCFLGSMLFPSLNKEV; translated from the coding sequence atgaTGAAAATCAAGATCAAAAAGGGGAAGTCAACTATTGGCGCTCGACTAAGCCTAAAGGGAGCACTCTTAAAGGTGGGAATTCAGAATTTGCAAGGAAATGAGGATGGCAATGGCAACGGTAATGGCAATGGCAAGGGAACTTCCGTATCAGATTTTGGGAGGGAAGTGAGTGAGACTAATTTGTTGGTAGCCACACTCATCACTACTGTGACCTTCACAGCAGCTTTCACGGTGCCCGGTGGATATAACCAAAGCGGAGCTAAGGATGAGGGCTTGGCAGTATTAAGCAAAAGTTCTGCTTTCGGTGTATTTCTAATAGCTAATACTTTAGCTTTTGGATTTTCCACTACCTCAGTATTAATCCACTTTTTATTGGCTTCAGACACAAGTACGGAGGACGTTTATCACAGTGAAGTGATACAGCGTGCCCCTTTTTTCACAAACTGGTCAATTGGAGCATTGCTGGTAGCTTTTATATCAGGCACCTATACAGTTGTACCACACTCTTTTGGGATCAGTGTAGCCgttattcttttttgttgctTCCTGGGTAGCATGTTGTTTCCCTCTCTCAATAAAGAAGTCTAG